Proteins from one Amycolatopsis benzoatilytica AK 16/65 genomic window:
- a CDS encoding cytochrome P450, which translates to MSQQVFPVHGLPMDRDAGPFDPPAAITALRETRPVSPMLFPDGHQGWLVTGYDAVRQVMSDARFSSRQDLGVLHVPYETPGMPVATEPSPQIPGLFISMDAPDHTRLRRKLTGAFTVKRMKQLEDGIIAITEQQLDALARLAPPVDLVREFALPVPSLVICELLGVPYADRETFQANSSKFMERDVNLEDKMAAFGAMMGYLGQLCAGKRAEPGEDILSDLARDADLSLEELTGMSFLLLLAGHETTANMLSLGAFALLENPAQLAELRADPALFPNAVEELMRYLSVADIFYRYATEDVELGGETIPAGSTVVVSLLAANRDPNRFENPDALDVHRKVRGQVAFGHGIHQCLGQQLARIEMRAGFEGLLRRFPDLRLAVPAAEVPLRTNMNIYGVHELPVTWA; encoded by the coding sequence ATGAGCCAGCAGGTTTTCCCCGTCCACGGCCTTCCGATGGACCGCGACGCCGGCCCGTTCGACCCGCCCGCCGCGATCACCGCACTGCGCGAGACCCGCCCGGTCAGTCCGATGCTCTTCCCGGACGGTCACCAGGGCTGGCTGGTCACCGGGTACGACGCGGTCCGTCAGGTGATGTCGGACGCGCGGTTCAGCAGCCGCCAGGACCTCGGCGTGCTCCATGTGCCGTACGAGACGCCGGGAATGCCGGTCGCCACCGAGCCGTCCCCGCAGATCCCCGGCTTGTTCATCAGCATGGACGCCCCCGACCACACGCGGTTGCGGCGCAAGCTCACCGGCGCGTTCACCGTCAAGCGGATGAAGCAGCTCGAAGACGGCATCATCGCGATCACCGAACAGCAGCTGGACGCGCTCGCGCGGCTGGCGCCGCCGGTGGATCTCGTACGGGAGTTCGCGCTTCCGGTGCCGTCGCTGGTGATCTGCGAACTGCTCGGCGTTCCGTATGCCGACCGCGAGACCTTCCAGGCGAACTCTTCGAAGTTCATGGAGCGGGACGTGAACCTCGAAGACAAGATGGCCGCGTTCGGCGCGATGATGGGCTACCTCGGCCAACTGTGCGCGGGCAAGCGCGCCGAGCCCGGCGAGGACATCCTCTCCGATCTCGCCCGCGATGCGGACCTCAGCCTCGAAGAGCTGACCGGCATGTCGTTCCTGCTGTTGCTGGCCGGCCACGAAACCACCGCGAACATGCTGTCGCTGGGCGCGTTCGCACTGCTCGAGAACCCCGCGCAGCTGGCCGAACTGCGCGCCGACCCGGCGCTGTTTCCCAACGCAGTGGAAGAGCTGATGCGCTACCTGTCGGTGGCCGACATCTTCTATCGCTACGCGACGGAGGACGTCGAACTCGGCGGCGAAACGATTCCGGCCGGCTCGACCGTTGTCGTCTCTCTGCTCGCCGCCAACCGCGACCCGAACCGCTTCGAGAACCCCGACGCGCTCGACGTGCACCGCAAGGTCCGCGGGCAGGTGGCCTTCGGCCACGGCATCCACCAATGCCTGGGCCAGCAGCTGGCCCGCATCGAGATGCGCGCCGGTTTCGAGGGTCTGCTGCGCCGGTTCCCGGACCTGCGGCTCGCGGTCCCGGCCGCCGAGGTGCCGCTCCGCACCAACATGAACATCTACGGTGTCCACGAACTCCCGGTCACCTGGGCCTGA